The following nucleotide sequence is from Paenibacillus andongensis.
TACAACCCAGCTGGTAAAGTGACTAAAGAACAACTTGCTACTTTCTTGGTTCGCGTACTGGGTAAAGATGCTGATGCAAAAGCAAAAACAGGTACTGATACAACAGTTTCTGGTTGGGCACAAGGCTATGTAGCATTGGCTCTTGAATTGAAACTTCTTCCTGCTGGCGCTGACGGCAAATTTGGCGGTCAAGCTAACGCAACTCGTGATCTTCTTCTGACAGGTGCTTATGAAGCGAAAGCTCAATACGTATCCCCAGGTAAAGTATCCCTTTCCGAAGCTAAAGCAACTGGCGTTCAAACAGTAACAGTTTCCTTCAACAAACCAGTTGATACAACTAAAGCAGTTGTAGCTTTGACAAAAGGTACACAATCCATCGCAACTACTGCAAAGTGGTCCGATGACAAGAAATCCGCAGTATTGACTTTGACTGACGTTAAAATCAGCGAAGGTACTTACACGGCAACTCTTTCTGGTCTTGATGCAGCAGGCGTTGACAAAACAACTGCAACTTTCACAGCTGAAAACGAAAAAGTGACTAAACTTAGCTTCGTTAACGCAAGTGACAAAATTGCAAAATCCATCAGCGTTACTGTTAAAGTTAAAGCAGAAAACCAATATGGTGAGAATGCTTCTTTGACTGGTAGCAACTACACTGCATATGTTGCAGGTGCAAATGCAAACGTTAAGAGAAATGACGATACAGGTCTTCTTGAGTTAACTCTTGACACTAAAAACAAACCAGGAACTACACCAGCTGCTGATTATCAATCAGAAATTGACGTTATCCCGGTAAATATCTTCTTAACTAACTCTTCTGTATCTGTTCAAAAAACGTTTAAAATTGGAACTGAGCCTTATGTAACAAAAATTGAGCTAGGTACAGCAAAATACCCTGCTACTAAAACAGCCCTTACTAAAGATGGCGACGTTGCCGAAGTAGCGCTTACTCGTTATGACCAATACGGCGATGTAATTTCAGACAACACTCTTTACACTACAGACTTTGCTAACCGTTTGAAAGCAGATGCTGTAATTACTCCTTACACATTTGATTCATTAGTACTTGATAAAACAGCTTCTACTTATGACAAGCTGAAATTCAAACTTGCTAAAAACGTTGATAAAGATGCAGATTATACTGCTACTGTTTACGTTGGTTCTGCTAGCGCAACTGTTGCTATCAAAACACAATCTTCAACTGTTGCAACTAAAGTTGAATTCGGATCTTTCTCAGGTGTTCTTGCTGAAGGTGACACTAACAAATATATCCCTATCGTAGCTTACGATGCACAAGGCAACAAATTGTCCGCCCAAGACATTGCTGACAATGCAAAAGCTGGTAGGTTCTCAGTTTCCATTTCTGGTGCATCTTATGCAACAGGAAACAATGGCAATGATGCTATTGTTCAATCTGGAGAACATAAAGGTCAAATTCAGTTGAATTCTATCACTTCTGGCAGCAAAGGTGTAGTATTTGTAAACTTCGGTATCTTCAATGCTAACATTCAACAAAATGTACAACAAAGCTTTACAGTACAAGATGCTCGTAAACCAGAAACAATCGTAATTGATGGTTCTGCTCCTGCAGCAAAAGGTATCATTGGTGGTAAATCAACAATTAAGTGGTATGTTAAAGACCAACACGGTGAAGCATTGGATTCCATTTCTACTGTAACTGGTGCTAAATATACTGCTGCTAATTTCACATTGAAATTGACAGTATCTGGTGCTACTTATGCAACATTTACAAACAACAATACTACTACGATTGCTACTCATACTGCTGATGGTGGAGTAACTTACACTTTCAATGCTACGACTTTTGGCGATATCAACAAAAAAGAGCTTTACTTAACTGGAGCTTCTATTGGTGGTAAAGGTAAATTAGTTGCTGAATTGATCGACAACACAAAAACTGGTAGCCCGGTAATTAAATCAGTTGAAACTACATTGGAAGTTATTGCTGCTACTGATCTGACTTACAGTGCTAATGCCTTGAAAGATACTTATGCATCACTTGATAGTGCACTGGTTCCAGCTGATGATAAAGAGTTAACAGCTGCTGCAGACACTGCTGCTACTACAACACTTTCTGGTGTTTGGGCAAAACACAGCAAACTTGCTCAAAAAATCTCTGTAACTGCTAAAGATAAATCAGGAGATACAGTTGTTATTCCAGGATCTCGCATTGTTAGTGCTTCAACAGCAAACGGATCTGTTGCAAAAGCTGTGTACGATGCTGGAGATGCATGGATTATTGGTAATAAAGCTGGTACAACAAACGTAACTGTTGTATTTAACAAAGCTAATGGCGAGCAGCAAGATGTTACTTTGCCAATCAATGTTAAAGCAGATGCAGTTACAGTATCTAAAATCACAGCCGATGCAAATAAAACAGTTTCACTTGCTACTTCAACTACGTACGCTACAACAACACTTATGAACGGAATTAAAGTTGTTGATAACTACGGTGTAGAGTACACATTCGATGTTGTTGATTACATCGAAAGATACAAATCATTACTTGGTGTTCAATATGTAATCTCTGATGTTCATGGAACAACTGGTGCGAAAGTTAATATTAGTGCTGGTACAGTTTCAATTGATGCTGGAGTAACTGAATTTGTAATCAAGGCAATCGCACCATCAGGTGTATCTACTTCCACGCTAGTAAAAGTAACTCCTTAATTAAGTCTTAGTAAAGGGAGGCCCGAGGGGCCTTCTTTTTTTATCTTATTTTGTTAGGAGTAGATATTGGTGATGAAAATAAGTATTTATAAAATGGGTATTTCTGTCATTTTATTAATGATAGTTATTTATCCAACATCACAAGCCGAAGCCCCAACCCCCGGCTCGTCCACCGACCCAGTGATCACAAAGAGCTACTTCGACCAGAACACCTTAAGCGAAGCAAAGGTGAAGGAGATTGTCGCCTCCGCGATCGCGGCCAATGCTGGCGCAGGCCAGCCTAGCGGGAGCAACGGAGGCACGGGCACTTCCACGCCAGCGACAATGAAGGTTGTCCAATTGCAAAATGGACAAACGCTTTACGCAGGTGCTGGCGCTGAGTTTATCGTGCGAACAGGCAGGGTACTCGCCGTGAGCAACGATGAAAATGGCATCCCGGATGTAACGGGAGGCAAAGATCTAGCAGCGGGGACAGAAGTCGCGCTGAATCATCTTTTGATCTTCCCGGCCGAAGGCCGCGGTATTAAGCCATCGCCGAAGAATACGGCGGACATCTTTGTCATGGTACGAGGAAGCTATTTATTGTTAAATGCTGACGGAAGTAAGGCTGCTCAATAAAGTTATTTTACGAATTTTAAAGCTAAAATGATGGTTCATTTGGTCATCACTCAATAAAAGTCTTCTCCATAATTTTACCCAAACTGACAAGTTCTTATGCGGTTCGACTTCGGGAATCTAGCCATACTAGTGGTGTACTCACATCATCGGCGATTGCTTATGAAGTGTCGTTATCACAACAAAAACTCTCTAAGGAGGCGTTTGTTATGGCTAGAAACAATAATAAAGTAGTTCCTGAATCGAAGAAGGCATTGGATATTTTAAAATATGAGATTGCTGCCGAATTAGGTCTACCTGTCGGTAAACAAATATCGCTTCATGCGGATACGGAGTTTGCGACGGAATTGGGTTCGATTCCTTCCTCTTCAATGAAAGAAGACTACTGGGGACATATCTCGTCTAGAGATGCTGGAGCAGTAGGAGGAACGATTACTAAAAGACTGATTCAGAGAGCAGAAGAAGCACTATTTTCTTTGTAGATAGCTTGGATTTTGGGTAATTATTCATAATTTCTTCACGGTATTCTGCATTGACACTAGACGACAAATGACGTAAGATAACTAATTGAAGGTCAATATTAATTTAACCTTTTCCAATCGGGAAAGGTTCATTTTTTTGTTGTCTTTATTCATGGTTTACTGTTTGATTCTTATTTTTACCATTGCGGAATTCAAGGATCTTGTTAGCGCTTGAGCGCAAAAGAGGGATTCCGTTTGGCGTGAAAAGCTGCCGCTAAAGCCGGGCCCACTTTTTTTTCATATAGAGGCATCGTGTAGAAGCTTTTCAAACATACTAAATGATATTAGGAGGATGAATGATATGGCGCAAGTACGTGGACGTCGTTTATTTACATCCGAATCCGTAACAGAAGGTCATCCGGATAAAATTTGTGACCAAATTTCTGACTCGGTATTGGATGCATTTCTTGCCAATGATCCGAATGCTCGTGTAGCATGTGAGGTATCTGTAGCAACTGGTTTAGTTTTGGTAATCGGTGAGATTACTTCAAGCTCTGAATATGTGGATATTCAAGCGATCGCTAGACAAACAATTAAGGAAATTGGTTACACGCGTGCTAAGTATGGTTTTGATTCCCAAACTTGTGCGGTTCTCGTTTCTTTGAATGAACAATCCCCTGATATTGCACAAGGTGTTAACAGAGCCCTTGAAGCAAGAGAAGGTTCGATGTCTGATGAGGAAATTGAAGCAATCGGTGCTGGTGACCAAGGTCTGATGTTCGGATTCGCGGTTAACGAGACGCCTGAGCTTATGCCTCTTCCAATCTCGATTTCTCACCAATTGGCTCGTCGTTTAACAGAAGTTCGCAAAAATGGAACTCTTCCATACCTGCGTCCTGACGGTAAAACACAAGTAACGGTTGAGTACGTAGATGATAAACCAGTTCGTGTTGATGCGATTGTTGTATCCACACAGCATGGTGAAGAAGTAACTTTGGAGCAAATTCAAAAAGATATTAAAGAACATGTCATTAACCCAATCGTTCCAGCACACTTGTTGGATGAGAATACAAACTATTTCATTAACCCTACTGGACGTTTCGTTATTGGTGGACCTCAAGGGGATGCTGGGTTGACTGGTCGTAAAATCATCGTTGATACGTATGGTGGTTACGCTCGTCACGGCGGCGGCGCATTCTCTGGTAAGGATCCAACGAAAGTTGACCGTTCCGGTGCATATGCAGCGCGTTATGTTGCGAAAAACATCGTAGCAGCTGGACTTGCTGAAAAATGTGAAGTTCAACTAGCATACGCAATTGGTGTAGCTCGTCCAGTGTCCATTGCTGTGGATACTTTTGGTACAGGTAAAGTTAGTGAAGAGAAGCTCGTTGAGTTGATCCACAATAACTTTGACCTACGTCCTGCGGGCATCATTAAAGAGCTTGATCTGCGTCGTCCAATCTACCGTCAAACAGCTGCTTATGGTCACTTTGGCCGTAATGATCTGGATGTTCCTTGGGAGCGCACGGATAAGGCTGAGTCTTTGAAAACACAAGCATTGGTTTAAAATTAATGAAGTCGTCCTTATTGGGCGACTTTTTTGCATTTTGTGATAACTAGAAATCGCAATGAAATAAGAACATATGTTTGTTCTTATTTCTACTTTATGGTATAATATATATGTAGCCGGAAGATGTATGAGGGTCAATTATTATGGTATAATCGTGAGACAGAATTAAGTAAATGGATCGGAAGTGATGATGTTGGATAATGATTTGAAAGAGGCACTATCCGAGTTACTTAGGGCTGAATTATCACCGGTGATCGAGAGATTAGACAGATTAGAATTGGAACAAGCTCAAATTAAGCAAGCTGTATTGGAAACCAATGAAACGGTGAAAAGGATGGAGCTTATTCAAGAGCAGCAGCATACGATTATTGAACTATTATCCGCTAGGTCGATTGAGCAAGAAGCTAAGCTTAAATGGTCTAAATAAAATATTATGCATCTCAAGCAGAGAGCAGATCCGAGTAGGGTCGTGCTCTCTTTTTTATTGATGTTCTTCGTCATATTTTTGACGTATAAATACAACTTCTCTCAGATCGTAACTTTTTCCATAGTTTAAGAGTCTAATAGATATCCGAAAAGATAGATACTAGTCTTAGACTGAAAGAGGAGTGTGGAAAAGCAACATGACGGTACAGAAGCAAGTAGGAATGGGTGCGCTGGCTTGCGCATTGGTATGGCAATTGGTTGCGGGGACTACAGTAAACGCGGCAGGGCCGACGTTGACACTTAGTTCGCAGGAGACGATTACATCTGGTGCAATTATGAAGAATTACATTTGGACGACAACTAGAAGCAATAAGGACGTTTCGGTGAACGCCAATGTGGTAGAGGTTGATTTGACGAATCCGAACGTGAAGATAGACGCAATGGCTGGAACGAAGAATCAGTTCACAAAGAACCAGAGTGTTCTGGGGATGGTGAAGGATACTGGTGCAGTGGCAGGTGTGAATGGGGATTTCTTCAATACACAA
It contains:
- a CDS encoding S-layer homology domain-containing protein, giving the protein MSKSSSNIVRFNLKNKTKDIQGGEKKVMKKSLSVILSTAMALSMFSSVAFGKTSADFTDLKDLDAATKAKFDALISAGIFDGVSDTTFGLKDEMNRAQFAKVAALITGIEVKKDLKTSSFSDVKSDDAANGYALPYIEALKAAGITDGYGEGTYNPAGKVTKEQLATFLVRVLGKDADAKAKTGTDTTVSGWAQGYVALALELKLLPAGADGKFGGQANATRDLLLTGAYEAKAQYVSPGKVSLSEAKATGVQTVTVSFNKPVDTTKAVVALTKGTQSIATTAKWSDDKKSAVLTLTDVKISEGTYTATLSGLDAAGVDKTTATFTAENEKVTKLSFVNASDKIAKSISVTVKVKAENQYGENASLTGSNYTAYVAGANANVKRNDDTGLLELTLDTKNKPGTTPAADYQSEIDVIPVNIFLTNSSVSVQKTFKIGTEPYVTKIELGTAKYPATKTALTKDGDVAEVALTRYDQYGDVISDNTLYTTDFANRLKADAVITPYTFDSLVLDKTASTYDKLKFKLAKNVDKDADYTATVYVGSASATVAIKTQSSTVATKVEFGSFSGVLAEGDTNKYIPIVAYDAQGNKLSAQDIADNAKAGRFSVSISGASYATGNNGNDAIVQSGEHKGQIQLNSITSGSKGVVFVNFGIFNANIQQNVQQSFTVQDARKPETIVIDGSAPAAKGIIGGKSTIKWYVKDQHGEALDSISTVTGAKYTAANFTLKLTVSGATYATFTNNNTTTIATHTADGGVTYTFNATTFGDINKKELYLTGASIGGKGKLVAELIDNTKTGSPVIKSVETTLEVIAATDLTYSANALKDTYASLDSALVPADDKELTAAADTAATTTLSGVWAKHSKLAQKISVTAKDKSGDTVVIPGSRIVSASTANGSVAKAVYDAGDAWIIGNKAGTTNVTVVFNKANGEQQDVTLPINVKADAVTVSKITADANKTVSLATSTTYATTTLMNGIKVVDNYGVEYTFDVVDYIERYKSLLGVQYVISDVHGTTGAKVNISAGTVSIDAGVTEFVIKAIAPSGVSTSTLVKVTP
- a CDS encoding alpha/beta-type small acid-soluble spore protein is translated as MARNNNKVVPESKKALDILKYEIAAELGLPVGKQISLHADTEFATELGSIPSSSMKEDYWGHISSRDAGAVGGTITKRLIQRAEEALFSL
- the metK gene encoding methionine adenosyltransferase, translated to MAQVRGRRLFTSESVTEGHPDKICDQISDSVLDAFLANDPNARVACEVSVATGLVLVIGEITSSSEYVDIQAIARQTIKEIGYTRAKYGFDSQTCAVLVSLNEQSPDIAQGVNRALEAREGSMSDEEIEAIGAGDQGLMFGFAVNETPELMPLPISISHQLARRLTEVRKNGTLPYLRPDGKTQVTVEYVDDKPVRVDAIVVSTQHGEEVTLEQIQKDIKEHVINPIVPAHLLDENTNYFINPTGRFVIGGPQGDAGLTGRKIIVDTYGGYARHGGGAFSGKDPTKVDRSGAYAARYVAKNIVAAGLAEKCEVQLAYAIGVARPVSIAVDTFGTGKVSEEKLVELIHNNFDLRPAGIIKELDLRRPIYRQTAAYGHFGRNDLDVPWERTDKAESLKTQALV